Proteins encoded in a region of the Shewanella polaris genome:
- the pfaD gene encoding eicosapentaenoate synthase subunit PfaD has translation MTTQVHNEKLSPWPWQVSQQHVSFDPVGMDKKLKDLSQACYVVNDTQQGLGVAQQAQVVTDAITAANALPVSAFAPALGTQSLGDSNFRRVHGVKFAYYAGAMANGISSEELVIALGQAGILCSFGAAGLIPSRVEQAINRIQTALPNGPYAFNLIHSPSEPALERGSVELFLKHKVRTVEASAFLGLTPQIVYYRAAGLSRDSNGDVQIDNKVIAKISRTEVAIKFMQPAPVKILQQLVDEGLISAEQMELAQLVPMADDITAEADSGGHTDNRPLVTLLPTILALKDQVQAQYKYKTPIRVGAGGGVGTPDAALATFHMGAAYIVTGSINQACVEAGASEHTRKLLATTEMADVTMAPAADMFEMGVKLQVVKRGTLFPMRANKLYEIYTRYDSIEAIPREEREKLEKQVFRSSLDDIWAGTVAHFNERDPKQIERAKDNPKRKMALIFRWYLGLSSRWSNTGELGREMDYQIWAGPALGAFNAWAKGSYLDDYTQRHAVDLAKHLMHGAAYLARVNLLTAQGVSLPVALQRWRPIDQVK, from the coding sequence ATGACAACTCAAGTGCATAACGAAAAGCTTTCTCCTTGGCCATGGCAAGTTAGCCAGCAACACGTCAGTTTTGACCCAGTAGGCATGGACAAAAAGCTTAAAGATTTATCACAAGCGTGTTATGTGGTTAACGACACACAACAAGGCTTAGGGGTTGCTCAGCAAGCCCAAGTCGTAACCGATGCTATTACTGCAGCAAATGCTCTGCCAGTCAGCGCATTTGCCCCTGCCCTTGGCACCCAAAGCTTAGGCGACAGTAATTTTCGCCGCGTTCACGGGGTAAAATTTGCCTATTATGCTGGTGCGATGGCCAATGGTATTTCTTCTGAAGAACTGGTTATTGCATTAGGTCAGGCTGGTATTTTATGCTCGTTTGGCGCAGCTGGGTTAATTCCATCTCGAGTTGAACAAGCCATTAACCGTATTCAAACGGCATTACCAAATGGTCCATACGCATTTAATTTAATTCACAGCCCAAGTGAACCAGCACTTGAGCGTGGCAGTGTCGAGCTATTTTTAAAGCACAAAGTGCGCACTGTTGAGGCCTCTGCCTTTTTAGGTTTAACCCCGCAAATTGTCTATTATCGTGCAGCCGGCTTAAGCCGTGATTCAAACGGTGATGTGCAAATAGACAATAAAGTGATTGCGAAAATCAGCCGTACTGAAGTGGCGATTAAATTCATGCAGCCTGCACCCGTTAAAATACTGCAACAGTTGGTTGATGAAGGACTTATCAGCGCAGAGCAAATGGAGTTGGCTCAGCTAGTGCCTATGGCTGATGATATTACTGCTGAAGCAGACTCAGGCGGTCATACCGACAATCGACCATTAGTCACTTTATTGCCCACTATTTTGGCATTAAAAGATCAAGTACAAGCACAATACAAGTATAAGACCCCTATTCGTGTTGGTGCCGGTGGTGGTGTTGGCACGCCTGACGCAGCACTGGCGACATTTCATATGGGCGCAGCTTATATTGTTACGGGTTCAATCAACCAAGCCTGTGTCGAAGCCGGAGCCAGCGAGCATACTCGTAAATTACTGGCCACCACAGAAATGGCCGATGTGACTATGGCACCTGCTGCCGATATGTTCGAAATGGGCGTTAAGCTGCAAGTGGTAAAGCGCGGCACCTTATTCCCAATGCGCGCTAACAAGTTATATGAAATTTATACCCGCTATGACTCGATTGAAGCCATTCCAAGAGAGGAACGTGAAAAGCTTGAAAAGCAAGTATTCCGCTCAAGCCTCGATGATATTTGGGCTGGCACGGTAGCGCATTTTAATGAGCGAGATCCAAAACAAATTGAGCGCGCTAAAGATAACCCTAAACGTAAAATGGCGTTAATTTTCCGTTGGTATTTAGGTTTATCAAGCCGTTGGTCAAACACTGGTGAGCTTGGTCGCGAGATGGATTATCAAATCTGGGCAGGTCCGGCACTCGGCGCGTTTAACGCATGGGCTAAAGGCAGTTATTTAGATGACTACACCCAACGTCATGCAGTAGACTTAGCCAAACACTTAATGCATGGCGCAGCTTATTTGGCCCGAGTTAATTTATTAACGGCACAAGGTGTTAGCCTTCCAGTAGCATTACAACGCTGGCGCCCAATTGACCAAGTAAAGTGA
- a CDS encoding beta-ketoacyl synthase N-terminal-like domain-containing protein, with amino-acid sequence MSSQATPKIAIVGLANQYPDADTPAKFWQNLLDKKDSRSQISASKLNASPSDYLGVQGESDRFYCDKGGYIQDFQFNPQGYHIEPDAFTGLDDSFLWATDTARNALTDAGIDLNNNVLQRTGIVMGTLSFPTAKSNELFVPLYHSAVEKALQTKLQQPNFNLQSFNQASQSNTAEKANNNNNVMPKTVNLRNGAIAHNASKIVADALGLGGTQLSLDAACASSVYALKLACDYLHTGKADMMLAGAVSGADPFFINMGFSIFHAYPDHGISAPFDQNSKGLFAGEGAGVLVLKRLEDAERDGDHIYALVSGIGLSNDGKGQFVLSPNIKGQVQAFERAYLDAAAIDPNITPASIEVIECHATGTPLGDKVELASMERFFEDKLEGSATPLIGSAKSNLGHLLTAAGMPGIMKMIFAMREGVLPPSINISAPIASPNGLFGQATLPNAVLPWPDKVGNKARHAGLSVFGFGGCNAHLLLESYQAKAVADKTLNNHSQNNNSLSNNTLNNNVQTRSTVLVDAEAPMHITGMAAHFGQCSSIDALAKKIIAKQAIFSPLPTQRWKGLDKHPDLLAQYGITQVPQGAYIDRFDFDFLRFKVPPNEDDRLISQQLLLIKVADEAIADAKLTPGSKVAVLVAMETELELHQFRGRVNLHSQIAQSLNAQGIQLSTAEYDSLETIAMDSVLDAAKLNQYTSFIGNIMASRIASLWDFNGPAFTISAGEQSVNRCIDVAQNLFALGSLQEPLDAIIIAAVDLSGSIENMLFNTAKLNAKGLRSTDWLVGEGAGAIVLQQTSAAHSQLDSYASIDSVNFTPLSQLPTQLPTELSADIVELNQSPECILTTQGQQFAQGLTDAVTAVSSAPLLSKAHDILGHTFAASGMASLLHGLVQTRHIDKPTINTSVFTSSDNQYSQVNVSVSAAQQHALHARLGNNLTQQLATGSKLSLIKQVSLGGRDIYQHIIDSPLDALDSIINQCADISPSAASSTESMQPTIRDNSPLSVNNSENIAEPLMSENMPDKTIPKQPRVASMTNHTIPPAHLTAFQQNQWLAQQAHLAYLASRDAGLKVADSLLRSQLAGLSHQPTAIQVASPAVNTYAVNAAVQTAVKSEAISPARLIQPNHACVPAYTAPIPADKPCIWNYADLVEYAEGDIAKVFGPDYAIIDSYSRRVRLPTTDYLLVSRVTKLDATMNQYKPCSMTTEYDIPVDAPYLVDGQIPWAVAVESGQCDLMLISYLGIDFENKGERVYRLLDCTLTFLADLPRGGDTLRYDIKINNFASNGDTLLFFFSYECFVGDKMILKMDGGCAGFFTDQELADGKGVIQTEDEIKHRQQVLNNPNKPTFTPLLHCSQTAFDYGQIHHLLTGDIGSCFGGEHVAHQLQTGIQKSLCFASEKFLMIERVSQLQTQGGAWGLGLLEGHKHIAPDHWYFPCHFQGDQVMAGSLMAEGCGQLLQFFMIHIGMHTLVENGRFQPLENASQKVRCRGQVLPQTAELTYRMEVTEIGIHPRPYAKANIDILLNGKVVVDFQNLGVMIKEDAECTRYPLISLDASPAVDSNVSSKVIANKAPLMAQIPDLNAPTNKGVIPLKHLEAPIVSADSKYANRVPDTVPFTPYHMFEFATGDIEKCFGPDFSIYRGLIPPRTPCGDLQLTTRVVEINGKRGELKKPSSCIAEYEVPADAWYFAKNSHQAVMPYSVLMEISLQPNGFISGYMGTTLGFPGQELFFRNLDGGGKLLRHVDLRGKTIVNDSKLLSTVIAGSNIIQSFTFELSVDNEPFYTGSAVFGYFKGDALKKQLGIDNGKITQPWHVDNNVAADISVNLLDKQSRVFTPPTNQPHYCLAGGQLNFIDKAEIVEAGGKYGKGYLAASRTIDPSDWFFQFHFHQDPVMPGSLGVEAVIELMQTYAISTDLGKGFTNPKFGQILSDIKWKYRGQINPLNKQMSLDVHISAVKDEDGKRIIIGDANLSKDGLRIYEVKDIAICIEEA; translated from the coding sequence TTGAGTTCTCAAGCCACCCCTAAAATAGCCATTGTCGGTTTAGCCAATCAGTATCCCGACGCGGATACTCCCGCTAAATTTTGGCAAAACTTATTAGATAAAAAAGATTCGCGCAGCCAAATCAGTGCTAGTAAACTCAATGCTTCACCGAGCGACTACTTGGGTGTACAAGGCGAATCGGACCGTTTTTATTGTGATAAAGGCGGCTACATTCAAGACTTTCAATTTAACCCTCAAGGTTATCATATTGAGCCCGACGCATTTACTGGTTTGGATGACAGTTTCTTGTGGGCAACCGACACCGCACGAAATGCGTTAACCGACGCGGGTATAGACCTTAACAATAACGTGCTGCAACGCACCGGCATTGTCATGGGCACTTTATCGTTCCCTACAGCCAAGTCTAACGAGCTATTTGTGCCGCTTTATCACAGCGCGGTCGAAAAAGCCTTACAGACTAAACTCCAGCAGCCAAACTTTAATCTGCAATCGTTTAATCAAGCATCGCAAAGCAATACCGCAGAAAAAGCCAATAACAATAATAATGTAATGCCAAAAACGGTTAACTTGCGTAATGGTGCCATTGCCCATAACGCCTCTAAAATCGTTGCCGATGCTTTGGGATTAGGTGGTACGCAACTGAGTTTAGATGCCGCCTGTGCAAGTTCGGTTTACGCATTAAAATTAGCCTGCGACTACTTGCATACCGGCAAAGCAGACATGATGCTGGCTGGCGCAGTGTCGGGAGCCGATCCGTTCTTCATCAATATGGGCTTTTCGATATTTCATGCTTACCCAGACCACGGTATTTCAGCTCCGTTTGATCAAAACAGTAAAGGCTTGTTCGCTGGTGAAGGTGCTGGAGTATTAGTACTCAAACGCCTTGAAGATGCCGAGCGTGATGGCGACCATATTTATGCTTTGGTCAGTGGCATTGGCTTATCAAACGATGGTAAAGGCCAGTTTGTATTAAGCCCAAACATTAAAGGCCAAGTACAAGCATTCGAGCGCGCTTATCTTGATGCCGCCGCAATAGACCCTAACATTACGCCGGCCAGTATTGAAGTGATCGAATGTCACGCCACGGGGACACCATTAGGCGACAAAGTTGAATTAGCTTCAATGGAACGTTTTTTTGAAGACAAACTTGAAGGCAGTGCCACGCCATTAATTGGTTCCGCAAAATCCAATTTAGGCCATTTACTCACAGCAGCAGGCATGCCGGGGATCATGAAAATGATTTTTGCGATGCGTGAAGGCGTGTTGCCACCGAGTATTAATATCAGTGCCCCTATCGCCTCACCTAATGGCTTATTTGGCCAAGCGACTTTGCCAAATGCTGTGCTACCTTGGCCCGATAAAGTTGGCAATAAAGCCCGTCATGCAGGTTTATCTGTATTTGGTTTTGGCGGTTGTAACGCCCATTTATTACTTGAGTCGTATCAAGCTAAAGCCGTCGCTGACAAGACGCTGAACAATCATTCTCAAAATAATAATTCTCTAAGTAATAATACTCTGAACAATAACGTTCAAACTCGCAGCACAGTGTTAGTTGATGCAGAAGCGCCAATGCACATTACCGGCATGGCGGCGCATTTTGGTCAATGCAGCAGTATTGATGCACTGGCGAAAAAAATCATCGCCAAACAAGCCATCTTTAGCCCGCTACCCACTCAGCGCTGGAAAGGCTTAGATAAACATCCTGATCTATTAGCCCAATATGGCATCACCCAAGTGCCGCAAGGCGCGTATATCGATCGGTTCGATTTTGATTTCTTGCGTTTTAAAGTGCCACCCAATGAAGATGATCGCCTGATCTCGCAACAACTACTGTTGATCAAAGTCGCCGATGAAGCTATCGCCGATGCCAAGCTAACGCCAGGTAGTAAAGTCGCGGTATTAGTCGCCATGGAAACCGAACTTGAACTGCATCAATTCCGTGGTCGAGTAAACTTACACAGCCAAATAGCTCAAAGCCTTAACGCTCAAGGTATTCAATTATCGACAGCAGAATATGACAGCCTTGAAACCATTGCGATGGACAGTGTGCTCGACGCCGCTAAACTTAACCAATACACCAGTTTTATTGGCAATATTATGGCGTCGCGGATAGCATCACTATGGGATTTCAACGGCCCAGCATTTACGATTTCTGCGGGCGAACAGTCAGTTAACCGCTGTATTGATGTGGCGCAAAACCTGTTTGCGTTAGGCTCGTTACAAGAGCCATTAGATGCAATTATTATTGCCGCGGTTGACCTGTCTGGCAGTATTGAAAATATGTTGTTCAATACCGCCAAGCTTAACGCTAAAGGATTGCGTTCAACCGATTGGTTAGTGGGTGAAGGGGCTGGTGCGATAGTGCTGCAACAAACTAGTGCAGCACACTCTCAGCTTGATAGTTACGCCAGTATCGACAGCGTTAACTTTACGCCATTGTCACAATTACCAACACAGCTGCCAACTGAATTATCAGCAGACATTGTTGAGTTAAACCAATCGCCTGAATGCATATTAACAACTCAAGGCCAACAGTTTGCCCAAGGATTAACTGATGCTGTGACAGCGGTCAGCTCAGCACCGTTATTGAGTAAAGCCCATGATATTCTCGGTCATACATTTGCCGCTTCAGGCATGGCCAGTTTGCTGCACGGTTTAGTGCAAACTCGTCACATCGACAAACCGACTATCAATACCAGTGTATTCACCAGCAGCGACAATCAATACTCACAAGTAAATGTGTCGGTTTCTGCAGCGCAACAACACGCATTGCACGCTCGACTGGGTAATAATTTAACTCAACAACTGGCCACGGGCAGTAAGTTAAGTTTAATTAAACAAGTCAGTTTAGGTGGTCGCGATATTTACCAACACATTATCGACAGCCCACTTGATGCGCTCGACAGTATTATCAATCAATGTGCTGATATCTCCCCTAGTGCGGCCAGTTCCACTGAAAGTATGCAACCAACTATTCGTGATAATAGCCCTCTTAGCGTCAATAATAGCGAGAATATCGCCGAGCCTCTTATGTCAGAAAATATGCCCGATAAAACAATTCCAAAGCAACCAAGGGTTGCCAGTATGACAAATCATACTATTCCACCAGCACATTTAACGGCATTCCAACAAAATCAGTGGTTAGCACAACAAGCGCATTTAGCTTATTTAGCCAGCCGTGATGCAGGCTTGAAAGTGGCAGACAGTTTATTACGATCTCAATTAGCCGGTTTGAGCCATCAACCAACTGCGATTCAAGTCGCGTCTCCGGCGGTTAATACTTATGCCGTTAATGCTGCGGTTCAAACAGCGGTTAAGAGTGAAGCAATTAGCCCCGCTAGGTTAATCCAACCTAATCATGCTTGTGTGCCAGCATACACTGCGCCTATTCCAGCGGATAAACCGTGTATTTGGAATTATGCTGATTTAGTTGAATATGCCGAAGGCGATATCGCTAAGGTGTTTGGCCCAGATTACGCCATTATCGACAGTTACTCGCGCCGAGTTCGCTTGCCGACCACAGATTATTTATTGGTGTCGCGTGTGACTAAACTCGATGCCACCATGAATCAATACAAACCTTGTTCAATGACCACAGAATACGACATCCCCGTCGATGCGCCGTATTTAGTGGATGGTCAAATTCCTTGGGCTGTAGCGGTAGAATCGGGTCAGTGCGATTTAATGTTGATCAGTTATTTAGGTATCGACTTTGAAAACAAAGGCGAACGAGTTTATCGCTTATTAGATTGTACTTTGACCTTCTTAGCCGATTTACCTCGTGGCGGCGACACACTGCGTTACGACATTAAAATCAATAACTTTGCCAGCAATGGCGACACCTTATTATTCTTTTTCTCTTACGAGTGTTTCGTAGGCGACAAGATGATCTTAAAAATGGATGGTGGCTGTGCAGGCTTCTTTACCGACCAAGAGTTGGCCGATGGTAAAGGGGTTATTCAAACTGAAGATGAAATAAAACATCGTCAACAAGTGCTCAACAATCCAAATAAGCCGACCTTCACTCCATTATTACACTGTAGCCAAACGGCATTTGATTATGGTCAAATTCATCATTTATTGACTGGTGATATTGGCAGCTGTTTTGGCGGCGAACATGTCGCGCACCAACTGCAAACTGGAATACAAAAATCGCTTTGTTTTGCCTCAGAAAAATTCTTAATGATTGAGCGAGTGAGCCAGTTACAAACACAAGGTGGCGCGTGGGGCTTAGGCTTACTCGAAGGTCATAAACACATTGCGCCAGACCATTGGTATTTCCCTTGTCATTTCCAAGGCGACCAAGTGATGGCCGGTTCGTTAATGGCCGAAGGTTGTGGCCAACTATTACAGTTCTTTATGATCCACATTGGCATGCATACTCTAGTAGAAAATGGCCGATTCCAACCATTGGAAAATGCTTCGCAAAAAGTTCGCTGTCGGGGCCAAGTGTTACCACAAACGGCTGAGCTGACTTATCGCATGGAAGTGACTGAAATCGGTATTCATCCCCGTCCTTATGCCAAAGCCAATATTGATATTTTACTCAATGGTAAAGTCGTGGTCGATTTCCAAAACTTGGGGGTGATGATTAAAGAAGATGCCGAATGTACTCGTTATCCGCTTATCTCATTAGACGCTAGCCCTGCCGTTGATTCAAACGTTAGCAGTAAAGTGATTGCTAACAAAGCGCCGTTAATGGCGCAAATTCCAGATTTAAACGCCCCGACTAACAAAGGCGTTATTCCACTAAAACACCTTGAAGCGCCCATTGTAAGCGCCGATTCAAAGTACGCTAATCGCGTGCCTGATACCGTGCCATTTACCCCATACCATATGTTTGAGTTTGCTACTGGCGATATCGAAAAATGCTTTGGCCCTGACTTTAGTATTTACCGCGGACTTATCCCGCCGCGCACACCTTGTGGCGATTTACAGTTAACCACTCGCGTGGTTGAAATTAACGGTAAACGCGGCGAATTGAAAAAGCCATCATCGTGTATAGCAGAATACGAAGTGCCGGCAGATGCTTGGTACTTTGCTAAAAACAGCCATCAAGCGGTAATGCCTTATTCGGTGTTAATGGAAATTTCATTACAACCCAATGGCTTTATTTCTGGCTACATGGGCACCACCCTAGGTTTTCCTGGGCAAGAGCTATTTTTCCGTAACTTAGACGGTGGCGGAAAATTATTACGTCATGTGGATTTACGCGGTAAAACTATCGTCAATGATTCAAAGCTATTATCAACTGTCATTGCAGGCAGTAACATTATTCAAAGCTTCACCTTTGAGTTAAGTGTCGATAACGAGCCGTTTTACACGGGTAGCGCGGTATTTGGTTACTTTAAAGGTGATGCGCTTAAAAAACAGCTCGGCATAGATAACGGCAAAATAACCCAACCATGGCATGTTGACAATAATGTTGCAGCTGACATTAGCGTTAACTTACTGGATAAACAGTCACGGGTATTTACTCCGCCAACTAACCAACCGCATTATTGTTTAGCGGGCGGCCAGCTTAACTTTATCGACAAAGCAGAAATTGTTGAAGCGGGCGGGAAATACGGTAAAGGCTATCTTGCTGCGTCACGCACTATTGATCCAAGTGATTGGTTCTTCCAATTCCACTTCCATCAAGATCCGGTAATGCCAGGTTCATTAGGTGTTGAAGCCGTGATCGAGTTAATGCAAACTTACGCCATCAGCACAGACCTAGGTAAAGGTTTCACTAATCCAAAGTTCGGCCAAATATTGTCGGATATTAAATGGAAATATCGCGGTCAAATTAACCCACTGAACAAACAAATGTCACTTGATGTACATATCAGTGCAGTAAAAGATGAAGACGGTAAACGCATCATAATAGGCGACGCAAACCTCAGTAAAGATGGTCTGCGTATTTATGAAGTCAAAGATATCGCCATCTGTATTGAAGAAGCTTAG
- a CDS encoding fumarylacetoacetate hydrolase family protein — translation MGLQTVVLKQQDDHQLISPSKIICIGRNYAEHIHELGNDIPDDMVVFLKPNSAITNTLCSQLGEPLHYEAELCFMVNNGHFSAVGVGLDMTKRELQTKLKTKGLPWERSKAFDRSALFSEFIAITADIKDWCFQLTIDNVVTQLGHQQLMMYQPHAIYNAVSEFMTLNDGDIVMTGTPKGVGVVTENATFELSLWANVPFTVFEAALSGDKSIEQLCGNPEIVKQWQAK, via the coding sequence GTGGGTTTACAAACGGTAGTACTAAAACAACAAGACGATCATCAATTAATCTCCCCATCAAAAATCATTTGTATTGGGCGTAATTATGCAGAGCATATTCACGAACTCGGTAATGACATTCCTGATGATATGGTAGTGTTTCTTAAACCAAACTCAGCCATTACTAACACCTTATGTAGTCAATTAGGTGAGCCTTTACATTATGAAGCCGAATTGTGCTTTATGGTGAATAATGGTCATTTTAGTGCGGTTGGTGTTGGGCTTGATATGACCAAGCGTGAGCTGCAAACCAAGTTGAAAACCAAAGGTTTACCGTGGGAGCGTTCTAAAGCTTTTGATCGTTCGGCGTTATTTAGCGAATTTATTGCTATAACTGCAGATATAAAAGATTGGTGCTTTCAATTAACCATTGATAATGTCGTGACGCAATTAGGTCATCAGCAATTAATGATGTACCAGCCACACGCTATTTATAACGCCGTCAGTGAGTTTATGACCTTAAACGATGGTGACATTGTGATGACTGGCACACCTAAAGGCGTAGGTGTGGTGACAGAAAATGCTACTTTTGAGCTGAGCTTATGGGCTAATGTGCCATTTACTGTATTTGAAGCTGCACTGTCGGGGGATAAATCGATTGAACAGCTTTGTGGTAACCCTGAAATCGTTAAGCAATGGCAGGCAAAATAG
- a CDS encoding PfaB family protein — translation MTAADNMVLKPISERILQQQTKPMRLALLLSKPNINSVNEHHVAIDTQRGDSFELALLHSIERLSSTTDEMINIADRLWIMPGLLAAKNSVNAHAYLNGVALGSNQAEAITLALNHAKRLHTQPQIVALDGNAKSNTANNANNAQTALVAMTTLVESIASRCIPTQDKVNSQYWFSPLHQSRVAALCYSSANGVQAMILTQGRALVASKQLVNPQRLWLPLCATSLVQLHTKLMTFSAQVNSATDDVSLLKLIKSTLADYQTDAPLALVLMAQERSGLILEINAMLATMSTHLQLDVSDNPPIEYKTPAGSCFYSAPLGDHGLSFVYPGVGTVYPNMLSQMGLVFPNVYAELESQGDMQSMLQTEFIYAADKSRTAQMSLSQLAIAGVGASYVLTKLLQQEFAIEPKFALGYSMGEAAMWASLDVWQAPHTMIEATQNSSIFTQDISGELRCVRQQWQLADDETIVWNSFVTRASIDELTPHLADYPRAYIAIIQGDTCVIAGCESSCKALLKQAGKRGIAANRITAMHTPAALNITDDVRQFYLQPLLANLPEHLQFISAAQTAPVTLDSHAIAQSIADTFCHQLNFTQLIHNARDQGCRLFVEVGSDRQTTTLIDKINAQSGNTYTSPAMAVAVNAKGGDDVSSLLKCLGQLMAHRVPMSLTPFIRSLDDAINSLSQQTAIADGSPLPRCSETSLEGEPH, via the coding sequence GTGACAGCCGCAGATAACATGGTGCTAAAACCCATTAGTGAGCGTATTTTGCAGCAACAAACCAAGCCAATGCGCTTGGCTTTGTTGCTGAGCAAACCAAATATCAACTCGGTTAATGAGCACCACGTTGCGATTGATACTCAGCGTGGCGACAGTTTTGAACTGGCGTTATTGCACAGCATAGAGCGGCTATCATCCACTACCGATGAAATGATCAATATTGCCGATCGGTTGTGGATAATGCCAGGGCTACTTGCCGCGAAAAATAGCGTCAATGCGCACGCTTATCTCAATGGTGTTGCACTTGGTAGCAATCAGGCTGAAGCAATCACCCTCGCGCTGAATCATGCAAAACGTTTACATACTCAACCGCAGATTGTCGCGTTAGATGGCAATGCAAAATCCAATACTGCCAATAATGCCAATAATGCACAAACTGCATTGGTCGCAATGACCACCTTAGTAGAGTCTATCGCCAGTCGTTGTATACCAACACAGGACAAGGTCAACAGCCAGTATTGGTTTAGCCCACTTCACCAAAGTCGAGTTGCAGCTTTATGTTACTCAAGTGCCAACGGTGTTCAGGCAATGATCTTGACCCAAGGGCGTGCATTAGTCGCCTCAAAGCAATTGGTTAATCCCCAACGTTTATGGCTGCCACTGTGTGCCACTTCATTGGTGCAACTGCACACTAAACTGATGACTTTCTCTGCGCAGGTCAATTCGGCGACAGACGATGTCAGCTTACTAAAACTTATCAAAAGTACATTGGCCGATTATCAAACGGATGCGCCCCTAGCTTTAGTGTTAATGGCGCAGGAGCGTAGCGGATTAATCTTAGAAATTAATGCAATGTTGGCAACGATGTCGACTCATCTTCAGTTAGACGTTAGCGATAACCCGCCGATAGAATATAAAACCCCTGCTGGCAGTTGTTTCTATTCTGCGCCGCTAGGTGATCATGGCTTAAGTTTTGTTTATCCTGGCGTCGGTACTGTGTATCCAAACATGCTCAGTCAAATGGGCTTGGTTTTCCCCAATGTGTATGCCGAACTCGAAAGCCAAGGTGACATGCAGTCGATGTTACAAACCGAGTTTATTTACGCGGCAGATAAAAGCCGTACCGCACAGATGAGCTTGAGCCAATTAGCCATTGCCGGTGTGGGCGCCAGTTATGTGTTAACCAAACTGTTGCAGCAAGAATTTGCCATTGAACCTAAGTTTGCCTTGGGTTACTCCATGGGCGAAGCGGCCATGTGGGCGAGTCTAGATGTTTGGCAAGCACCACACACTATGATTGAAGCAACCCAAAACAGCAGTATCTTTACCCAAGATATTTCAGGCGAGCTTCGCTGCGTTCGTCAACAATGGCAATTAGCCGATGACGAAACCATTGTGTGGAACAGCTTTGTGACTCGAGCCAGTATTGACGAACTCACGCCCCATTTAGCGGATTACCCGCGCGCTTACATAGCCATTATTCAAGGCGATACATGTGTTATCGCAGGTTGTGAGTCCAGTTGTAAAGCATTGTTAAAACAAGCAGGTAAACGAGGTATTGCAGCCAATCGAATTACGGCAATGCATACTCCAGCCGCACTAAATATTACCGACGATGTACGGCAATTTTATCTGCAACCGCTGTTGGCAAACTTACCCGAACATTTACAGTTTATCTCGGCGGCTCAAACAGCGCCTGTCACGCTAGACTCACACGCTATTGCACAATCGATTGCCGATACTTTTTGTCATCAATTGAATTTTACTCAGTTAATCCACAATGCTCGAGATCAAGGCTGTCGATTATTTGTTGAAGTCGGATCAGATAGACAAACCACCACCTTAATTGACAAAATCAATGCTCAGAGTGGCAATACGTATACGTCCCCAGCGATGGCCGTTGCCGTTAATGCCAAAGGCGGCGACGATGTCAGCAGTTTACTCAAGTGTCTGGGACAATTAATGGCGCATCGCGTGCCGATGTCATTAACCCCCTTTATTCGCAGCCTTGACGATGCAATTAACTCATTATCTCAGCAGACGGCAATAGCCGACGGCTCACCACTGCCTCGTTGCAGTGAAACATCATTAGAAGGAGAACCTCATTGA